The Limanda limanda chromosome 14, fLimLim1.1, whole genome shotgun sequence genomic interval CCAAGTAGTGGAACCACTTTAATGCTAATAATCTTAAATTGTTAATCTGATTCATGTTGTTGTCTGGGATCAAGCAGGTCGTCCATTAATTAGAACGttttatcataattattataataataatacattttatttgtagagTGCTTCAAGAAagtcaaagacactttacacaAAGTTCAGTAGAGAATCTAAAGTCTCTGCTCATTAAGGGACAAGTTTCCTCAGCTCACAGGTTGTCATGTTGTTTGTCAGCTGTAAACACTCAGGGGTGTCACACAGAGAAATCCCTTGTAGACCTTTCCCCAGATATCTCATTTAGacacattaaatattcaaaacCTCATTCTTTCAGTAACTATTGACATGATTAATGATTCCTCTGAGTAATCATCAGAGGGGATCGAAGTAGAACAAGCACAAACAAAGTCTTCAGCAAACAGAGAAAACTTAACTTCAGTCTTCAAGGTCTGAATCCAAAACTTGTAAATCTGAGACGTTTCAAGTTTCCTTTGGCAAAAGTTTTCTAAGTTTAAAGTTGGGCTGCAACAGAGAGGATCACCTGAGAGTTTCCTCCCTTGTGCAGGAGGTGAAAGATCCTTCAGCCGTGGTTCACTGAGGGGGGGCTCATGTATAAAGTACATCACAGGAGTCCAGACGGGAAAAGACAGGGGGATGCAAGTGATTTCATTTAGGAACTATTTCATAGATGGAAGTATCAGGTTTAATGATTTCATTAACGTGTGATTTAAAATTCAGTTTGGATCGAATGTGAAACCTGTTGTTTTCATACTGGTTGCCAGGCGACGGAGGGATGGTAGAAGTTCGCCTGCTGATCGGGACTGAAAAGTatgatttctgttttatttgaatttaccTGAAGGAAGTTAAATGACATCATTTCTCTGATGCAGATCCATCACATGTCATTAAGCCGTTTAGGGGTCGAGTATCTTGCCAAAGGGCACTTCAGCAGGCtgatggggaagactgaggatCGGACCACCGAACTTCTGGTTGGAGGttgaccgctctaccccctcagccacagtcgcACCACAGTTACACACTAAGCAGCTGACATTGTCTGGTTTCAAAAATCATCGGCATCGCAATGATACGATATCCCATTAAAATGGCCGATGACGTTTCCTATTGAGAGCAGGTACAGGGAAACTAAAATGGGAACAGGAATCaaacctctctctgtctgagagACTCTAAGGGCAGCTCCAGATCTGCCCACTCTCCGATAAAGCTGCTCGGACAGAGGCTGAGGAAGGGGATGCTAGCAGGAGACGCTAACTGTCTGTAGCTCAGTGGTCAGATGCTCGATCATCAGTCAAGTGTTGGAATGTAATGTGGATTGTATATAATCAAGTTAAGGCAAAGtgatgctatgctatgctatgctatgctatgctatgctatgctatgatatgctatgctatgctatgctatgctatgctatgctatgctatgctatgctatgaaTCGACCCAAAGGATActtgtctgtgtgacttgttCCAGAAGGCCCACAAGGTGATGCCTGAGTTTAGGTTTATATCATCTGTGGAATAACTTTGACCTGACAGCCAGGAGCactcagccaatgagaggcTCTCATAGCTGAACACACGGGTTTGGACACTCGTAACTTTATACACACCAGTGAGTGTCTGAAGCTGTCAGTCACCACATGTCAACAGTTCTTATATCATCCATCAATAACTGATCAGAGCCGAGCTGATCAGAGACATGAAACCTTGTGTGTTGATCCAGATGCTTCTCACGTTTGGAAGCTGTCCTGTAGTCCATCTTTATTTGAAGTCATTGGCACAAAGACCTTGAGGACAGACTGGATGTCCATGTCTTTGTGAACTAAAGGGACATGCTCATTGTGAATTTACTGCCCCTCCCCATCATTTCGCCAGGGAGATAGATGTTCTTCTAGAAATCACATGACCAGGGAGCTGGAGACCAGTGGAGAGATGATGCAGAAGGTGTCAGCCAGTGTCTGGTGTCACGTGATGTGAGGGTTCATATACAGTGTGAGGACAGGAGGACGCTGCAGACAAGCTCTGCTCACATGGAAACCAGAGGAGCCACGACCAGGCGTCTCCGCTGACAGCCCCTCTTTACTGTTGTGGGAATACGAGCGAGAAGAAACCTGTGTTACTGCTTCATTGACTTTAACAGGTTCATGTCTGTGATGCTGGACTAAAATGTTGAGTGCAAATCTCTCTCTGACCAATGTCACAGCTGGAGCTCAGTATCAGGGTTTACTGGAGAGACTGCTGTTCTCCACTGTGACCTCTGTGCCCTGctgcatcttcctcttcattaaTGTCACCATGTTGTTCACCCTGAGGAGCAAAGCAGTGTTTCGTGAGTCCTCTCGTTACATCCTCCTGTTCAACCTCCTGGTGGCCGACACCATGCAGATGACACTTGGCCAGTTAATGTATATAATCGCTGTCTGTAGAACACGGCTGTCGTATCCTGTGTGTGGTTTTCTGGTCATGCTCACTAAACTCACAAATGAAGTCTCCCCTCTCACTCTGGTGGTGATGTCTCTGGAGAGATATGTAGCTGTGTGCCAGCCGCTGCGACACGctaccatcatcaccatcacaaacacagcacTGGCCATCATGGTGGTTTGGGCCATTAGTTCACTGAACGTCCTCGTCCGCGTTCTGTTGATGTTAGATTTCCCTTTTGAAGACCTGGACACTCTGCAGATGAAAGACTTTTGCTCGGACATAGCAATGTTGATCGGGCTCGTGTCTGATGATTATGACAGAGCTTACACTTGTCTTGTGTTTGtatcagcagctgcagtgatCATATCCACCTACATCGGTGTGATGGTGGCAGCCAGGTCAGCGTCTACAGACAAAGCTTCAGCTCGTAAAGCTCGTAAcaccctgctgctgcatctggtGCAGCTGGGCCTCAGCCTCTCCTCCACCGTCTACAACCCAATCCTGGCAGCTGCTTCCAGAAGTCTCAAAAGATTAGTATTCGTGCGcctgcaaaatgttttttatgtttgcatttttattttccccaGATGTCTGAGCTCTCTCATCTATGGCATCAGAGATCAGACCATCAGACCTGCTCTCATGTTTTATCTCTGCTGTCGACTGAAAGTCTTTCGGACCAACACGAAGGTCTCCGCCTCGTGAAGTCGCATTATTCACTGTTTCGCTGTGTTTTGAATCTGATAGAAAGAAAGTGACTAAAACAAGCTTGTACTTTATTTCACGTCTCACCACAGCTCCACCAACAAACCCCATGTTGTAACACTTAGTGCTGTTTGACTGTTTGActgtaaaatgtacatttgaATGTCCTCAAAACAGGTTAATATTATaccatatatataaatatatatcatatttatGTCCTAAATGCGTTTCTGTGCCTCAGACACATTTTATTCCATTAAAGTTCTTTCAGAAATGACAACAAAGAAAGTATTTGTCAGGATCCACACTTTTTCATGTCCTGTCATCTTACACAATAATGCCTTAAAAGTGATACCATAACATGGTGTGCCTTtcggcattcaataaatgtggttttcaaaataaaatataaacatatttaaaatataatgaaatcataactttagttggtTAAAGTTAACTCGGTGCACCACcattcaaaggaagggaaacgatagccaatttattgattaagatcagtctcatttagatctagttcacttagaaatctcaatatttactattaaagattatataatgaacagtgaaggtttatggTTTTCTTGacttaagattcaagattcaagatttttattatcaaatacacaacaaaaacattaagcagtcgctggcaatgaaaagcTCGAGTCAAAGGCtatcttctagcaatgctcaataattacaaccaaaaaaataaaatagaaatagtataaaatagaataaaatagaatatcaaaaatttaaaaaataaaataaaatgtatatatctaaatatatatatatatatacagctcaagagaaaaatagaacaacaattGTTCAATTGTGTGCAAGAGTGCAAATGCaaatatgccacggtgctggtgcaaatatgcaaatatgccagggtgctggtttgatggagttattgcagtttaGAGGAGttagaggagtttaaaagtcttatggccgtACCAGGCAGTGAAgcagccagtcaggatgctctctatggtgcacctgtagaagtTGCATAAAatcctggagtccatgtggAGAAGAGCCGCTGTCTGGCCatcttcctgatggagtctgtgtgatgggtCCAGGTCAGGTTATCACAGATGTGGACCCCGAGGAACTTGAAGCTGCTGACTCGCTTCACCGTGGTCCCGTTGATGGAGAGGGGGGCGTGTTCTTCTCCTCGTCTCTTCCTGTAGTCCACGATCAGCTCCTTAGTTTTGCTGACGTTGAGaaggaggttgttgtcctggcgccaagatgtcagggctctgacctcctctaTGTAGGCCTTCTCATCGTCTCCGGTGATCAGGTCTATGACGGTGGTGTCATCAGCAAACTTGatgatggtgttggagctgagggtggtgttggggaaggccccagtgatctgactttaGACAAAGAGTCGTAAACGCGGCCCTTGCGACATTACAAGCCAGGATAAGAGTTGCTCTCCTCTCAGGGGAGATGTTGCTTGGGGGCCTGCAGAGACCATACTGAAACCTGAGACATCCACTGAGGTCAAATCTGACAGTCAATTGGctgagggccacactgacccttgaACCCCTCCTcaaggggggagtcacctggaacctGACTTAAAAGAGATGAGCTCCCTCAGAACGCTGCTTTTCTCCTGCACTGACGTTTCAACCAGACCTCCCCAGGGTCTGACCAGATGACCCAGTCACTAAAGGAGGCGATTACCACTTTTGTTTTAGCCATTTTCCCTACTAAAGATTTCAGCCAAGACCTCCCCGGGTCTTTCCAGATGTCCTAGCTGCTAAAGGGGGGAAATCACAAacgtttgttttaattcattttatttttccttcgtTTATCttagtcaaagttttattttgataggacatttttgttattttaacttgaaaagatcgaaacaggaaattcactcGCGGGACGAGTTgcacacagatttttttttctttccacacgatctccaacggctacaagcagccgcacatccctgtGTGACAATCCTTAACTAGGCAGAGACTCAGAAGCAAAGAAAGCACGAGAGGCAgcaaaataaagtattaaataaaactttacttaaaTAGTCCAAAGCAACAAGTCCATACAGGTAACAGGCAGAAATCGAAGGTCATAAATCCAGGCAGAGTCAAAAACCAGGTAGtccaaacacagaagaaatcgCTGGAGAGCATGTACGCACACAGGAGACAATGACAATCTggcagagggtgaggggaaacacagggtaTAAGTAGGGACTGCTTAATGACAAGTACAGGTGTGtggggaaaccaacaggaagtaaaggtagacatgagacacaagaacccagacaccaaaataaaacaggaagtgaaatcaaaacagacacagactgaacagatcGTAAcaccctgcagaagaagacgaagtttcatcccgtcaaggagcacgagaaaatccgctccgTTCCGGCCCAGCTGCTGAGCTCCGTGCCCCAATCGAACCACCGGAGCAAGCCTGAGAGGCCTCAAGTTATTATCTGGACTTCCGGGACATTCGCGCGGAACGCGCACGCACCCCACGAAACCACGGTCACAGCAAGGGGCTattttgtctgggcagagactagttttaatacttagcgtgacgtttaatatttgagtgtatttgtttgtgagacCTCCGTGTCTCCTGTTTAGCCGTGACGAGCCGGCACTTCCGTTTCCGGAGTTCCGGCCTTGTTCTTTGTGCTTAgtgccgcgagaagcgcctccggcATCACTGTTTACGTCCGTTTAAGTTAGCAGAGATTTTAACGATTAAAACATCAGcacacaacgtccgcttgggtgCTGAGTGGTAAAATCACTGTTAGCTTATCTCCGGCGTGTTTAAAAGAGCTCCTCTGTTCTTTCCTTgcatgttctttctctctctctctctctctcttctcctgaacctgctTACATACACATTCCGATCTGTATTCACACATTTCAAGTTTCCTAGATAACTCTAGGCTAAGAGAGCCTGAACGCATCTCGAAGCCATTCGGCCCCAaggccaaagcagagataaagaattctctttgtctgaaaattcctttgttttaattcacGTGCCGACCGCCATTTTGGCCTTCGGCcgcatggtgtcattaacataggctccattttgaataacgtgagttagaccaccattttgagagttcaTCATTGccactcctcctttctctctctctcctccatttttgGCTTCACATTCCTAAGATGAATCTGCCATTTTGGTTGTGGTCCCGGTGAgttagaccaccattttgagtttgtcatcgccactccccctttctctctcacacacacacacatagaaacacacacagacacacacacacacatagacacagaaaGATACAattatgaatcattaaataacattaactttatttcccctttttaataaatacttttgtaaataaagtatcagtattctgtgattatttgtgcatatgtatgtgaatgcagatggattatgatagcctgtgctcgaacttaaaaccctt includes:
- the LOC133019708 gene encoding odorant receptor 131-2-like; amino-acid sequence: MLSANLSLTNVTAGAQYQGLLERLLFSTVTSVPCCIFLFINVTMLFTLRSKAVFRESSRYILLFNLLVADTMQMTLGQLMYIIAVCRTRLSYPVCGFLVMLTKLTNEVSPLTLVVMSLERYVAVCQPLRHATIITITNTALAIMVVWAISSLNVLVRVLLMLDFPFEDLDTLQMKDFCSDIAMLIGLVSDDYDRAYTCLVFVSAAAVIISTYIGVMVAARSASTDKASARKARNTLLLHLVQLGLSLSSTVYNPILAAASRSLKRLVFVRLQNVFYVCIFIFPRCLSSLIYGIRDQTIRPALMFYLCCRLKVFRTNTKVSAS